Part of the candidate division KSB1 bacterium genome, TCTGCCGACAGTTCCTGATATTCGTCTGTATTCACTTTTACCAACTTCCAGGTACCGCTGGCCTCGCCAGCCAGGTTCTCTAAGACCGGTGTCAGCATTTTACACGGCCCGCACCATTCCGCCCAAAAGTCAACCACGATCGCTGTGGTTTTGCTCGCTTCGATAACATCTTTTTGAAAGTCGAGGGTGACGTTTTCCATTCAGCTAATCCTTAAATTTAAAAATCATTTTGAATTCGAAATATGAAAACGCTCAATGAATCCATTTAGTTCCGAATGAGGCTGCGGTAAAGGGGTTAAAATTTGTTAAAAGAATTTTGCTTTCTTTTTGTAAATTTTTTTCATACTTTTTTTGAAAGAGACTTATTCATCTTCTTCCCGAATCCACCCGGTCAGCCCAAAATCATTGAGGTTTCAAGATGCGGGAGACTGTTTTAACCGCCCTGATAATTTTCTTCTCACTTTCCAGTTTGACTTCCAGCTTAAGTATCGCCCAATCGAAATTCGGCAATTACCACGAGAGAGGCAAAGATAAACTTGCGTCCGGGGATTGGCAGACAGCGCTTGAAATATGGTTCGAGGGCAAACAACATTTGGAGGAGCGAGGCGAGTCG contains:
- the trxA gene encoding thioredoxin encodes the protein MENVTLDFQKDVIEASKTTAIVVDFWAEWCGPCKMLTPVLENLAGEASGTWKLVKVNTDEYQELSAEHGISGIPAVKMFSDGKVIADFVGALPEAQVRSWLEENIPTESKNLLEEAKKVLSDGDKSKAQNLFE